The genome window CCTGGGTACTAAGACGTCATTCTCCCTATATCAGTCAGAAAAACTGGGACCTGGCAATGGCCAGGGACATGCCTTAGAACCCAGGAACTCAGCCTCCAAGCCCAGGGCTTTTTATGGCCCCTTCTCTTTACAGAAccagaagaggagggggaggcacATCTGCTGGAGGGCCCTGTAAGGGTGGGGGGGCTAATTACCAAGGTGTGGGGCCAGGGGAGCCAGGCGTGGGCCCCTCCACTCTGCCAAGCCCAGCCTTCTGGTGGTACAGAGTCCTGTGGGCTCCTAGGATCTGGCCCAGGCAGCCACAGGGGACAGGGCCATCCTGCAGGGGGGAACTGGGGCAGCAGGGACAGGCACGGGGCTCAACCTGCTTCTGCACACACTGCCCGCCGACCTGCCTGCCTCCTCACTGGGGTGGACGCTCCCACCTCCAGGCCTTGGCCTTTGTCGTTTTGCCTGCTGGGCCATTGTTTCGTGGTCCTCACAGTCCCAGCTGCAGCTctccctcttccaggaagccttcacaACCTCCTAGGGAAGGCTTCAGTGTCCTCAGACTAGGCAGCCCCTCAGATGACCAGGTTGCTCTCACTTAACCGGACCACATAGCGGTTCTcctggggggcaggggtgaggggtCAGAGCTGAGTCCAAGGGGCTTCTGATCCCCAGGAAAGTGGCCCCCACACCTCCACCCTTGTCCTGTCTTCAGTCCTGGGTTGGCCCAGGTACAAAAGGGACCTTCCCCCTGGCCCTTACCTCAGCCTTGTTCTCTGCTGGGGGCTTCAGCCACTTCGTATGGCTTCCACCACTTCCCAGCAGTGCCCGCTGCTCAGGGGGGAGGCCAGGTTGTGGGAAGTTGGGGGGATCACTCCCTGAAGGTGTGGCCTCTGTGATGGTCCTCACCTCAGATGCTGCTGAACTTGCCCGCTGCTCGGGAATTCGAGCCACACGGAACCTGTGAAGTGAGGAGGTGGTACAGTTGTCCGCATTACGGGGTGCCCCAGTGCAGAGGACAGCACCTGCCAGGGCCACACAGCAAGCTCATGCATCAAAGCCTGGCCTATTGACACCAGAGCTTAAGCCCTTCCCAGCCCCCTCCCATGCACAGACAGGGGCTTCGCTCTGCTATGTGAACCCGGCCCTCATCCCTCGAACTCTAGGTTGCAGGTGGACAGGCCTAAGAGGCCCCAGGTGCAATGGGGGCCAAGACCCTGCCCTGGGGACCTAAGGGCTCCATGTGAGACACAGCATAGCTGGGAAATCCTGACTTCTCTCtggccacccccactccccagagaggcccaagaatGGCAGGCCACCACTGAGCAGGATGCTCAGGGCTCAATCTAAggccctgcctccttcctgggcTGTCATATCTTTCCCTGTCCCTGTTGTGTCTGTGCCCACCTCACCTGCCCACAGACAAGATGGTGATCTCGCCCTGGCGTCCTGCCTTGGGAGCCCTGGCCGAGttggggaggaggctgggagTAGGAGTGGTGGCAGCTGCAGCCTCAGGGGACAGCAGAACCTCAGGCCACTTCTTCTGGCTACAGCGGGAGCAGCAGGAGCCAGAGAGTGAGGCCAGGCCCTGCACAGTGTGGAGGTGGTGGCCATGTGGGCAGATGTGTGGCATTCTTGAGGGGGCCGGTGGCAGCCTGCAGAAGGGTACAGGTGGGAGTGGTCACTAGGGCAGGCCAGGCCTAGGGCCAGGAGACCACAGCAGGGATTGGAGGGGATCAGGGTGACAGAAGAGGGAACATACCCGAGTGGTGAGTCCTCAGGAGGTGGGCTAATTATCTGTGGGTTTGccccctgccccactcccaccTGCCCACTCACCTGGGCACAGGCCGGTAGTTTGTCTGCACCAGCTGTTTGCTGTGATACTCtttcagcagctcctccagggccGCCGCGTTCTCTGTGGGCAGCTGCAGTCAGAACCCAGCTCTGGCCATAAGTGGCACCCCCCATCCCGTCCCAGCAGAGACCCCCTGTCTACCCATTACCCCTCCCCAGCCTGGCACGTgtgccttttcctctctccttcttcaGGCAAGAACAGGAGGCAAAAGGGCAGCACAACAGGGTCAGAGAGCACCAGGCCCTTCGAGGCGCAGGCTGTGGGAGGAGACTCTCCTCTCCCGGGCACTGGGGTCGGGTCAGGCCCTCTCTCACCTTTCTTCTCTGTGATCAGACGCACCAGGACCCCTATGGTATCCTCGTTGGCGTCATCAGCCCGGTAGGCGGGGTTGATCcctggggaagagaagagaaggaccATGATCACAGGGAAGAGGAAGGACTCCAGCCACCTGCGCTACACCAGGATCTGCCGGCAGAGGGAGCCCCAGGCCTTCCTAAGAGTCATGGCAGAGTCCTGCAGGTGGACATGCGTGTGTGTAGGTGCCAGGGCCCTGCAGCAGAgctgtgtgtctgcatgtgtgtgtgggtgtgtgtgtgtaggtgccAGAGTCTTGCAGCAGAgccatgtgtgtgtacataagtGACAAGAGTACTTAAGCAGAgtcacgtgtgtgtgcatgcatgtgtgaagGTGTGCGTGGGTGTAGGTGACAGTCCTGCAGCagagtcgtgtgtgtgtgtaggtgacAGGGCCCTACAGCAGAGTCGTGTGTGTGCATAGGTGACAGAGCCCTGCAGCAgagctgtgtgtgggtgtgtgggggtgtgtgtgtgtgtgtaggcaaCTGAGCCCTGCATCTACAGGACTCTAGGCTCAGAGAAACCCATCGTAACCTTCACTACTCAACATTACTGCTTCCTGCACCCAACAGCCCCAGGTGCTTAGAGGTTTCAGGGCCATCTGAACTCCTCAGTCCCTATTAAGTAAGTGGGGGGCATGGTATCAGCCTCTTCTGGTCCTGCACTGTTCCCTCCTCAGCCTCAGAGAGCTGTGGCTGCCTCCTTGCCCAGAATTCTCAACATTTACATTTAACTCTGCCATTTCACGCCCATTACCTGCCTACATCCCACCCTGACTATGTAACTACTGTATTTAACTGAGGGCCCTTGCTCAGCTTTAGGCCCAAACTTCAAGGGCATGAGAATGGGCCATTGTGATCAATCCCAGGCCCAGCAGCAAACAGAGCTCCCACAACTTGTACCCAGACAGCAGCCAGCAGTTAAAGGAAGTCACTAGGCCAGGGAAAACAAGTGTGGTCCCAGGCAAAATTGTGCTGAGTTGCCACCTTCCATCCTGTCTGTCTAAAGTTCCTGTCCCCTTCCTGCCCCCTGCAGACTTCAGGTCAGGAGTTAGAAGTGGCAACCTGAGGTGCTGGCCCGGGAGGTGCCGTTTCACTCTTGACTTGGCCACAAGGCTCCTGTGGGCCCAGGGATGTGCATGTGGGGCACCCTACCCTTCAGGGCACAGGAGTGGGggtggagaagaagaaaaaggggcCCAGGGCTGGGAGCACACATGGAAGAACGTGCCTCTCCCTCTGGTTCCAAGACTTGTAATTCAAACCACAGCCTGGAGCTGAAACCTGAGCCCCTTGTGGTGCCCGCCCAGGACAGCCACACTGCCAGCCCTCCTGACGCAGGGCATTCCTACTGCTCCAGGCCAGAGGTGAGAGGTCACCTTGAGTATATCAAAGGCTGTCCGACTCTTGAACCACAAACACATCTGTAGCCCCCAAGGAGTCTAGAAGCCCACGGCAGGGCAGGGCCTTACCCAGGGTGGGAATCCCGCTGAAGCCACTTGATCATCTGTCCTgcttctgccccacccccattGCCACTCggcccccttccccttcctcccacttGGTCAGTCTGCAGCTGTCTCCTCTGTGGTCCCTCTacagcagctcctccaggaaaCCCTCCTGATTATTCCTCTGTAGGCCTCTCCCTGTCAGACCCACCCCAGGCCAGGAAGGTTCCCTTGACAGCCCCCAAGCTGAGCTGGGGCCAGGCTAGCTGTGCCTTCCGGCCTCCCCACCAGGACCCCAGGCCGGGCCTCACCGCTGCCTCCACCTCCAGGGCCAGGCCCGACCTCCTTGTGGGCCGTGCAGTGGTAGCCCTTCCGCTTGAGCAGGTTACACACCAGGATGCCCAGCAGCCCCATGAGGCAGAAGACGGGCACGATGGCAATAACCGCGTACTGCGCAGCCGTCTCCTCAGGGCCGCCCGCCCGCGTGCCGTTCCCAAGCTGCCGCGTCTCCCCACGGCCGCTGGCCCCTGCTGCCACCTCCACGCCACGTCGGGCCCGCCGCCCCCACGCTGAGCACCACAGAGGATGAAGGCAAGACAGAGCAGAGACAAAcacagggaggcagagaggacCAGAGGGAGTTAGTGTGCGGTGGGGGGAGAACTGATGTGTCCAAGCAGCCCACTCCCCACCACACTGGGGAAGCAAAGGCCAGCTCACtcccctctttttttcccttttggccATCTGATCAGTCATCCTGAGCAAGGATGCCTCAGGACAGCCAGACCCTCAGTCCCTGTCCTCCCCTCGTACTGGGGCCAGAGGGGTAAACGGACAGCATAGGCAGCACATGCCTGGGCACAGGGACACAGGATCCTGTCTTCCCATGGCCTGGTCCCTGAATTAGCTGCTTCAAAAGTGAATAgtgggctggccaggtagctcagttggttagagcgtggtgttataaccccaaagtcaagagttcagatccccatacctgccagctgccaaaaaaaagaaggtGAACAGCCCAGCAGCGAGAGGAGTGCaggtgtgtgtgagcatgtgcatgTGAGTACGTGCGAGTGCGTGTACTCATGCATCCACATGGGCATCTTTGAGGGGATGGGTACAGGGGACCAGTCAGGATGTGAGCCCCCCAGACCCCAGCATGGCTACCACCTGCCACTCAGAAGCAAGATGGGCAGACACAGCCAGTGGAGTGACTGACCACATCTTGCCAGACACCCTCCAGCTGCACATCCTCCCCTGAGCTGGGAGGAGGATCTCACTGCCCCCACATGGACAATGCCAAGGCTCCTGGGCTCAAGTTCATTGGACCCCTCCCACATACACCCCCACCAGTCCTAGCCCAATGTGCCACTCACTGTCACAGCCATGAGTACCCAGAGGTGCCCAGGAACACAGCTGACATGGAACATGGGGTACCTCCAAAGGGCCAAACCACCTGCAGGGAAGGAATATGTCACCGAGGCCTGAAATTTCCCTCAGAAAGTACCCTTAAGTGAGGCTGGATCCCTTCCTACCAGGCACCCTCATTGGTCCTGCCTCATCCCATCTCacagatgggaagactgaggcCCACTCAGGTGGGGTGAGGCTGGGACCCCAGGATCCAGAGTCTTGGTCACCCAGCCATGACCCCCCATCCCCGTGGCTCACCCAGACTGACATCCTCCACATAATGTATCTTGAGTCGCTGTGCCCACCTGGGCCTCCAGCCTCCTTTGAAGGCTGCAGCGGGTATGGGGCTGGCACGGGCTGGAGCCCCATGAGGCTGAGAAGGTGCCCAGGGGGCAGGACCTGCATAATGTGCTCTGCCCCGGGTCCTGTGGGAGGGAAAGAGTGAGAACAAGGCCAGGAGCCAGGCCTGAGGTCCCTGGGGAGGCCAGGTGTGGgactccaccccctccccccaggagTCATCCCAGGGCAGGGCGGATGGGCAGCACAACGCTCACCAGGTTGGGCTCCTCTCCGGGTGGGCACTGCCAAGGGGACATTGATGTTGGAGTGGCCAGAGGCCAGAGCAGCAGCTGGAAGAACAGCAGGCAGGAGCATGTTGAGAGAGGTGGGAAGTGCTAGGCGTGGGGTTTCTGGGGTCATCTGTACACCACCTGAGGCCCCCAGGGTGGGGACCATGAACCACTCAGGGCCACCCTACCCCAGGCTCCAGAAACACTCTTCTAACCTCAATCCCTCACGCTGTGAGGAAAACCTGCTCTGCCCAGGCCTGTTGCATCACCAGTGCCTGGGTAGGGAGAGAACCACATCTGCTTCCGGAACATGCTAGAAAGCCCCATACAGGACCAGATCAGGATCTCAAGCCCTTGGGTCTCTGAGTCATACCTCTTCCAGCTAACCAGAAAAATAAGGAGGAAATGCTTCCGAATTCCTCTCAGATTCCAGTCCCCCTTCTGCTAACTTGGTCCCCTCCTACCTTCCACCCCCATCACAGCTGGGCATGTCATTAATCAGCCTCTGTTTATCATCCTGGAGCCAAGTCTGCAGCTGGTGCTTCCTATTCTGGGCCCTCAGCTAAGTCTTCAGGACTACATCCTCCTCTGTGACCTCCCCATGTGGCAAGGCCACCTCATTCACACCCTGCATCGAAACAGGGCATGACATATTCCAACAGAAGGATCTTCTCAGCGTGTGTCCTGCAGCCCATTTCACTGAGAGCTCCCTTTGCTTCCCATTCTCAGGTATGAACTGTCTGCCCTGAATCCCTCCTGCTGTGGGATGACCCCCCACATCCTCTAATTTGGCCCAGGCTGGTTGGGCAGAGCCAGCTGCCCTGGAGGTGGAATGTCACACAGAGGTTCTCGGGACTTCCTTAGAACTGCTAAGACTGGGAGCCTCCTGTACAAGGAGCAGGCCTCGGAGATGCCCAAGGCCAAGTCTTGTCCTCCTTGAGCTTCCAGCATCACAGCAGAAAGATGGACCTCAGACCAGATTCTAAGACACAGCCTGAGGCTGCAAGCAAGTCTGTAATCTGGAGTCACCAGAAGCTCTAGGCAAGCAGTTGTCCTGATTCTCTGATTATGGGACCTGGAATCTGAGGTCCCTAGACCAACTCGGACTCCATCATCTGAGGTGCTAAGGTTCTCAGGCTCCAAATCCCAGGCCTCTTTTGCCCTCAGCCATGCCTACCTTGCCTATAAACACCAGAAagtcctcccctctccccccactcaCACTAGGCCTGGGTAGACATGGCTTGGGAAAGCCATGTGTCCCCTGTCTTGGGTGCCATGAGTAGAGGCAGCCATGGCCTCCCCTCCTTGGTCACCATCTCGTGCCAGGGCAGGCCAGAGGTGCTTCAGAGGGTCTGACTACCCCAGATTCTTCACAGGAACAGCTAAGTAACCAGCCCCACCCCAGCAGGGGTTCCTGAGCAGCATCTGTGCCTGCTCCATGGAGGGCTGGGTGCGGGGCTCAGGATTCGGCTTTTCTGGCTTCCCCCAGGCCCATCCCCAACTTACCACAAGGAGGCAGGACAGGGGCCAGCACAACGGGCTCAGCTTCATTGTCATCAGACCCTGGGTGGTCACCAGCCTGGGGCAGATGGAGAGGAGGCTCAGTGGGCAGCAGGAACAAGAAAGTAGCGGCCGTCCCCCCCTGCACCACTTTCAGGGTGACAGAACTTGGCAGGGAATTGGCAGGGTGCTGCTGAGCAAGCAGAGCATGGACACTTTGCCCTACACCCCCTGGTGCCCAAGGAGAGTATGGCTGCCCTGTCTGGGAGTCAGCCTTGCAGAGCAGACTGGAAGGGCAGGCGAGGGCTTTGCAGGCTGGGGAGGCTTCCTACAGGAGGAAGGGCTTCCTTCCCCTTCCATAAACAGCCAGGTGCCCAGTGACATCGGCAGGGGAGGctgggggaaggaaatgtgaaCGGGCTGGGGGGATGAGAGGGCTGTGgcgcccccagccccagcccctccacTCTCATCTGCAGAGCTGCAGGCTCCGGCCAGCAGAAGCCTGCGTAGCCTCTCATGCTCCTCTGCCTCCACTCCTCCGGGTCTGCTCCAAGGAAGGCCCTTTCCTTCACCCTTCAAAGCCCATTGCAAAGGCCTCTCTTTCTTGAAGCTTCTCTAGAAGCTTGCCCCCAAATTGGATCTGGCTCCCACAGCTGCTGTGTGACCCACCACCCCCTCCCCGTCACAGTCCTGTTCTCCCACATGGCCACTGTCTACACCCTCTGACTCCTGCAAGGACAGCTGGGACGTGTCTGATTCCATCTTGGCCTCAGTGCCATGGGCAGAactattggggggtgggggtcctggcAGCCAACCTTCAGCCTTACACCATCGCTCCAGCATCTGCTATGCGCCACACACTGCCCTTGGCGCTAGGGAAATAGGCATAATGAGACAGCCGAGGccccgtcctcagggagccccatcCCAGGGGAGACCGAcagcaaacagacaaacagagagcGGTCTCCCTGCCAGTTGGTGGGAAGTGCCGAGAAACGAAACAAAGCAGGGAGAGGGCACAGTGAGTGAAGTTAGAAGTATCAGTGGTGGCTCTGCAGACCACTGGCCTGAAGCTGAGGCCCCCGAGGCCCAGACTGTGGCCTCTTCTAGAGAAGTCTCCGGCCAGCTTGAGACAGCAGGAAGGATTCGGATGAGACAACAGAAGGGACTGCAGCACAACGAGGAAGTTCCATGATGTATTTCCCAGAGGCCTGCTTTAGGTCCAGGGGGCTGAGGGAAGCTGTGCTGGGCCTCAGCAGGGCTGTACGTAGCCTCAGAGAGCCCGGCCACTGGCCCAGGGTCCCCAGCAGGCGGAATCCCGACCTGTCTGATGTCAAGCCCAGCGGGAAAGGCACCACATGCAGTAGGTCCCAGGTCACATGACAGCCCCTCTCCTGAGAGGCAGCCCAGGCTTCCTGCCTGGAAAAGGAGCCGAGGAAACCGATCCACCCGCCCGCATGACATCGTGGCCTGGCTTGGCACAGACCTTGGAGGGGCCAGGGGTTTGAGTTTCACCCAGGGGAGGGATAAGGGCAGCAGTCACATCATCCTGGGGACTCTCCAGGTCACTGGCAGCTGCTCTCAGCCCCAGCTCAGGGGAAAACCAGAGACAGAAGAAGGCCAGCCTACAGAGTAGGGTGAGGGCCACACCCGGCAGTCAATAACCAACAGATGGCATCCCCCGAATCACCCCCCCACCTGTCCCTCCTCAAATGTGGTCACAAGTCTTGCTTCCAGTTTCTGCCCCAAAGCATCCCTTCCCCCTGCCCAAGCCCAGTTCCCACCTCAAGCTTGTCCCCCCAAGGCCCCCTCCCCTGTCCTTCAAGGGATCTAATCCACAGAGCTGATCCCAAGTCCCCAGGATGTCCCCACAGCCCAGAGGGCTGGGGCACGGGGTGAAAAGCAAAAGGCAAAACAACCACAGAGAGAGCCCTGGAGCCATTCCTGACCCTGGGTGGCACCTGCTGAGTGACCTGAGTCCACAGGGAGAGGCTGTGCAGCTGCTCATCTGCAGACAGACTTGGAGCTCGTGATCTAGAGGCTTCcaggaggagagtgagggtccAAAGGCCCAGACACAAAGCCAGCCAGGGCCCGTTCCGGCACATTCAGACACCCGCGCCGGGTACCCTTGTGCCTTCTAATTACACACCTTCAAATTAGCTCAAACTGGCACTTAACACCAGTCTGGCCGCCCCGGCCCCACACTCAGCCCagactgagccaccacaggaccTGCCCAGTCAGGCAGGAGGCCCACGCGCGTGCACGACAGAGCTACACCGGAGCCCTGGAACGAGGCCATGAAGCAAGTTCAGACAGAAGCCCCTAGGCTGGAAGGGGTCCTGCAAAGACCCCATCCAGACCGCACTGGCCTGTCCTGAAGGCCAGACAGCAGTCAGTCAGTGACCTCCCACAGCCAGCGCCTCCTGAGGGCTTCCTGTAGGACAGCTGTCAGAGCCAGGACACTGAGGCCCCAGAGGGCCAAGGGCGGCGCTCTCCAGCCCCAGTGCACCTGATGGGAGACCCACCCCGGCCACACTGGATGACGGGCCCCAGGAGGCTTTAGCGCAGAAGGAAGTTGGCTTAGAGGCCACTCCTTCCCCACCGCCACCAATCCCCTGTGAGAAGCCCCTCGCCCCACCTCACAGGTCAGCTTCCTCACCTGCAAGACGGGGCTGTTCACCTCCACGGCAAGGCTGTGGTGAGGTTCACATGAGGTAATGGGCCTAAAGTGGGTCACAGGATTTCCTCCCATATCCCTTCCTTTCCTCCGCACCTGGGGAGGGGGGTGATTAAGCCGTGTCAGCCCATCCACTTGCCCCTGCTCCTGGCAGACAGCGGCAAGGTCGGGTGTCTGCTCTGTCACCACAAAGCCTGCTCCTGGGGCCTCCACCGAACAGGCTCATGAGGCTGGGACAGCTTCCTTAGACTGCCCTCCAAAGAGTGCCCAAACAATGTGAACCAGAAATTCCCTGGGTAAAAGCCAACTGGCAAAGCCgtgagcagagcccaggctgagGTGGAAGCTGGAGGCTATATAGCCCCAGGGACGTGCAGCCCCGGAGGCCTCAGAAAAAGGGGAAGCTGTGCCTCCCGCCCAGGCCTCCGGcagcttcccctttccctcctcagCTGTACATTCCCCAAGATCTCCCAGGGCCTGTGCCCACCCCTCCTGCCCCCAGTcccctccctggcctccagggcaGGCCCACCCTGTAGCCCAGGTGTCTTGACACTGAGatctggccctggccctgggccAGCTCCCACCACCCTCAGGATGGCATCCCATGCGCCCCTACTAATCCCCCACCATATGCACACACAACCACCCTGAGCTTCCTGGTCCCTGCCCCTCAGACACACCATACCTGTACCCGTACCTGCCGTTTACCCAGACACTCCTCCCATCACCTGGGCGACACCAACCACACCTGCTCTTCATTCAGAGCTCAGCTCAAAGTCACTCCCTCCTGGAAGCTGTCCCAACCATCACCTCTGGTCAGCATTAATCGCCCTGTGGTGAAGATCCTGTTTACCCAGCCCCCTCCCACCATGAGCTGCCCTCCATGTCCAGAGCCAGGCTGaacaggtggggtggggaggcagaaaAGGCGCTCCCAGTAGAGGGCCCAGCTATACAGGGTAGGGAGGGCAGAGCAGGCTGATGGTGAAGGAGCCCAGAGGCTGGGCTAGGCAGGGGGGTTTCTTCACTGGCTTGGTGGCTGTGGACCCCCTGAAGAGGGCTGTGGAGAGGGTGGAATGAGTGATCGCACATTAAGTACTCAGCACAGGCCTGACACAGAGTAGGCCCTCAGATAAGCATTCATCACacttcactgtgcctcagtttccccatgtgtaaaCTGTGGAGGAGGAAGGGCACACATCTGACAGGAAGGTGTGAGATATACTTGAGattcttttacatttatgttcagTACCTGGTACACAGGAGGTGCCCCATTAGCCATGGTGAGAatctggggggtgggagggcatAGGGGAGGAGTCTAGAAAGGTTGGTGACAGTGCCCAGGTCACACCAAGCTCAGCTGAAGGTTGAGAAACTTGCACTTTCCTCCAGGGCCTATGGAAGCCTTGAAGGGTTAAGCAGGGAGAGGCACGGAACAGTTTGGTCTCAGCAGGCTCACCGGGCTGCCTGAACTGGGGGAGTTGGAGGTGGGAGCAGGTGACCATCGGAGCAGGGAGGGTGGCTCCAGGGCCTGTGGACTTCCTTTCAGCTTCCAGAGGCTAGGGTTGCCTAGAAACACAGCTGGACACAGGCTTCCCTCAGCGGTGGTCGCACCCGAGGCAGGAAGACAAAGGCCACCCATCAACAGAGAAATCCAGGTTAGCAAGGAACCCAGTGGTTCCCTGGCAACTGGGGCTGAAGTAGGGCAGAGCCCACATGGAGTGGCAGTGAGGACAGCTAGGCACTGCCTGCTTCCCTCCTCCACCTTGGTGGGGAAGGGAACTGACTCCAGCCCAGCGCAGGCCAGACTCTTGTCCTGGGTCACCTCCACTCACAGGATAGGTATACTCCGGTTTCACATCTGGGTAAACTGAGGTCAGGGGAGGTCACTTGTAGGAGTCATACAGCCAGTAAGTGGTGAGGCACGGATGGAGCCCAGGACTGTCTCATTCCTGCCTCCCCTCACCCTGCATATAGCAGAAGTTCTAGGAGGGTATGCCAACCTGAGTAGCCCACAGTAGGCAGTTCAATTGAGCACCTATTAAaaggccccaggcaggccccaggaGGAGGTGCTGTCCCCACTTGGCAGTCTCTTGGGCCTCTGGGATTTGCCTGTATCCATACCCATTTGCATATTGTCCTAGTCTATGCCAGCTCTGGTTGGAAAGGACACTGGGCACTGTAAAAAGCAGAAAGACCAGGGAAGTCTGGGAATTcccagaggaggaagaagaggtcccagggTGGAGACCCAGCTCCCTAGGGCTGCTACTGGGGCTGGGAGCCCAGAGATGTACAGAGGCTGGCTCAGGGCCCCACAGTGAGAAGGGAACCCCCACTCCCACTCCTTCCCCCTGTCTTGGGCAGCCATGATCTCCTGGTCACCACCCTGGGGTGATCACTCCTCGAATGCTGGACCCCTAATCTTGCACTGCACACAGCCAGGAAGCAGCTGCCCCCTGGCCCACCCCCAGGAGCTGGGCATGGTTCTGCCCCTCAGCCCTCCTGCCTGTTACCAGGCCTGGGCTTCAGTGGCTCAGGTTGGTGAGGTGGGCAAGTTGGGCTGAGCAGCTAATTGGCCCCTTGAGGCTAAGAAAAGGGCTGAGGTGTTCAGACCTGGCTCACCCAGCTCCTTCCAGGCTGGGTATGGGCCAGATGCaatcccctcccccttcccaggCCTAGTCTGGGGCTAGGGGAGGAGGTGTCTGAGACCAGGGAGTCATCTCTAGGGCAGAGGTGTAGCTCCCTAACGCCTCCCAAACTAAGCGCCTACTGCATGCCTCATTCCTTCTCCGGGCTGGGTCTCACTGAAACCCTCAAAGACAGGGTTCCATGCttcacagttgaggaaacaggttcagagagggGAAGTAGTAACCTGTAACAACTTGGTCTCAAAGGGGACAAGGTTTACCCACCCTGCAGCAGGCA of Cynocephalus volans isolate mCynVol1 chromosome 4, mCynVol1.pri, whole genome shotgun sequence contains these proteins:
- the RELT gene encoding tumor necrosis factor receptor superfamily member 19L isoform X2, with protein sequence MTMKLSPLCWPLSCLLVLLLWPLATPTSMSPWQCPPGEEPNLDPGQSTLCRSCPLGTFSASWGSSPCQPHTRCSLQRRLEAQVGTATQDTLCGGCQSGWFGPLEVPHVPCQLCSWAPLGTHGCDTWGRRARRGVEVAAGASGRGETRQLGNGTRAGGPEETAAQYAVIAIVPVFCLMGLLGILVCNLLKRKGYHCTAHKEVGPGPGGGGSGINPAYRADDANEDTIGVLVRLITEKKENAAALEELLKEYHSKQLVQTNYRPVPRLPPAPSRMPHICPHGHHLHTVQGLASLSGSCCSRCSQKKWPEVLLSPEAAAATTPTPSLLPNSARAPKAGRQGEITILSVGRFRVARIPEQRASSAASEVRTITEATPSGSDPPNFPQPGLPPEQRALLGSGGSHTKWLKPPAENKAEENRYVVRLSESNLVI
- the RELT gene encoding tumor necrosis factor receptor superfamily member 19L isoform X1 → MAMAPESQHLCARRLVTTQGLMTMKLSPLCWPLSCLLVLLLWPLATPTSMSPWQCPPGEEPNLDPGQSTLCRSCPLGTFSASWGSSPCQPHTRCSLQRRLEAQVGTATQDTLCGGCQSGWFGPLEVPHVPCQLCSWAPLGTHGCDTWGRRARRGVEVAAGASGRGETRQLGNGTRAGGPEETAAQYAVIAIVPVFCLMGLLGILVCNLLKRKGYHCTAHKEVGPGPGGGGSGINPAYRADDANEDTIGVLVRLITEKKENAAALEELLKEYHSKQLVQTNYRPVPRLPPAPSRMPHICPHGHHLHTVQGLASLSGSCCSRCSQKKWPEVLLSPEAAAATTPTPSLLPNSARAPKAGRQGEITILSVGRFRVARIPEQRASSAASEVRTITEATPSGSDPPNFPQPGLPPEQRALLGSGGSHTKWLKPPAENKAEENRYVVRLSESNLVI